In Apilactobacillus bombintestini, one genomic interval encodes:
- a CDS encoding DEAD/DEAH box helicase has product MIEQFEKYFKKLGYTKQTLIQLRVYPLIKQQESVLGLSPTGSGKTVAFLIPSIENLEPGAGSQLLIIEPSQELAIQTSKVARNWANLRGMKTLALTGGANIKRQMERLKKHPEIIVGTAGRIKNLIDDKKLKTHWFKTLIIDEADDLLQGETLTTVREITDDLLSDIQLEFFSATSTPILDELSYWFGNRDIKKVDVRAEDNTQGHVEHGMMNVLRRNRNKMLSRLQHVAGFKALVFFNQTVDLNKTYSYFMHNHYNGVAKLTSDQNQTKRQKAMNDFRLGRVKLLLTTDVAARGLDIAKLPAVVNYDLPDEDIEYVHRVGRTGRMGEDGLVINFGDDHDLRDLRNNILKDYDYDFQNIYFYKNQLVHNIPEGAQQAEKKPESKKTGKRNNSHAKAANHKKSTAKKTNSGKFISNAKPKKKKRGKKKRGKKNKHTKNKGMRHKWNKQDSAGRK; this is encoded by the coding sequence ATGATAGAACAGTTCGAAAAATATTTTAAAAAATTGGGATATACTAAACAGACATTAATACAGTTGCGAGTTTATCCATTAATTAAGCAACAAGAAAGTGTCTTAGGTTTATCACCTACTGGTTCTGGTAAAACGGTAGCATTTTTAATACCTAGTATTGAAAATTTGGAACCAGGAGCAGGTTCACAATTATTAATTATTGAACCATCACAAGAACTAGCTATTCAAACTTCTAAGGTAGCTCGTAATTGGGCTAATTTAAGAGGGATGAAAACTCTAGCACTTACTGGTGGTGCCAATATTAAAAGACAAATGGAACGCTTGAAAAAGCATCCTGAAATTATTGTAGGTACTGCCGGACGTATTAAAAATCTAATTGATGATAAAAAGTTAAAAACACATTGGTTTAAAACTTTAATTATTGATGAAGCGGATGATTTATTACAAGGTGAAACTTTAACTACCGTTCGTGAAATTACTGATGATTTATTATCAGATATTCAATTGGAATTCTTCTCAGCTACTTCTACACCTATTCTAGATGAATTAAGTTACTGGTTTGGTAACCGTGACATTAAGAAAGTAGATGTCCGAGCAGAAGATAATACGCAGGGACATGTAGAACATGGCATGATGAATGTTTTAAGACGAAATAGAAATAAAATGCTATCTCGTTTACAACATGTTGCTGGTTTTAAAGCACTAGTATTCTTTAATCAAACCGTAGATTTAAACAAAACCTACAGTTACTTCATGCATAATCACTATAATGGTGTAGCTAAATTAACTAGTGATCAAAATCAAACTAAACGCCAAAAGGCAATGAATGACTTTCGTTTAGGACGAGTTAAGTTATTGCTTACCACAGACGTAGCTGCTAGAGGTTTGGATATCGCTAAATTGCCTGCTGTAGTTAATTATGATTTACCGGACGAAGATATTGAATATGTTCACCGAGTAGGTCGTACTGGACGTATGGGTGAAGATGGCTTGGTTATTAATTTTGGAGATGACCATGATCTTCGTGATTTACGTAATAATATATTAAAAGATTACGATTATGATTTTCAAAATATCTATTTCTACAAAAATCAACTAGTGCATAATATACCTGAAGGTGCACAACAAGCTGAAAAGAAGCCTGAAAGCAAGAAAACAGGTAAGCGAAATAATTCTCATGCAAAGGCAGCTAACCATAAGAAATCAACTGCTAAGAAAACTAATAGCGGTAAGTTTATTTCTAATGCTAAGCCTAAGAAGAAAAAACGTGGGAAGAAAAAACGTGGGAAGAAAAACAAGCATACTAAGAATAAAGGGATGCGTCATAAGTGGAATAAACAAGATTCCGCTGGCAGAAAGTAA
- the rbsU gene encoding ribose/proton symporter RbsU, with protein MNAIALLVGLGPLLGWGLYPTIASLFGGKPTNQIYGSTLGTLIFSAIFILISGYSIPTGIKFILALISGAGWAFGQIMSFKAFELIGSSRVMPITTALQLIVTALWGVFALGNWQNPLHRIIGFVALLVIIVGATMTAWQEHKDTKGSDDLKKAVGLLVIGVIGYWAYSAAPQEAHLDGMHAFFPQALGMFLVAVIYCLLHIKENNVFAVKSSYLQIISGFFFAFAALTYLISAQPDMNGLATGFVLSQTSVVLATLTSIYFLHQSKTKKELFITILGLFLIIAAATVTAFLH; from the coding sequence TTGAACGCTATTGCATTATTAGTCGGACTTGGTCCACTATTAGGTTGGGGTTTATATCCTACTATCGCTTCATTATTTGGAGGTAAACCAACTAACCAAATTTATGGATCCACATTGGGTACCCTTATTTTCTCAGCTATTTTTATTTTAATTTCAGGTTATTCCATTCCGACAGGTATTAAATTTATTTTAGCCTTGATATCAGGTGCAGGTTGGGCATTTGGACAAATTATGTCATTTAAAGCCTTTGAATTAATTGGTTCATCCAGAGTAATGCCAATCACTACTGCACTACAATTAATTGTCACTGCCTTATGGGGCGTTTTTGCTCTAGGTAACTGGCAAAACCCACTTCACCGTATTATTGGTTTTGTAGCTTTATTAGTAATTATCGTTGGTGCTACTATGACTGCTTGGCAAGAACATAAGGATACTAAAGGTTCTGACGACTTGAAGAAAGCCGTAGGATTGTTAGTAATCGGTGTTATTGGTTACTGGGCATATTCTGCTGCTCCTCAAGAAGCTCATCTTGATGGTATGCATGCCTTCTTCCCACAAGCATTAGGAATGTTCTTAGTAGCTGTAATCTATTGCTTACTTCATATCAAAGAAAACAATGTTTTTGCAGTTAAATCATCATATCTACAAATCATTTCTGGTTTCTTCTTTGCGTTTGCTGCTCTAACTTACTTGATTTCAGCACAACCTGATATGAACGGATTAGCAACTGGTTTCGTGTTATCACAAACTTCTGTTGTGTTAGCTACTCTAACCAGTATCTACTTCTTACATCAAAGTAAAACTAAGAAAGAATTATTCATTACTATTCTTGGATTATTCTTAATAATCGCTGCGGCAACTGTTACCGCATTCTTACACTAA
- a CDS encoding gluconate:H+ symporter: MPFVVLLLGILLLLFLIIKCKLNTFISLIVTSVLVALGLGMNPASIATSIKAGIGSSLGELVIVFGFGAMIGRLVSDAGGSYRIARTLIDLFGKRKLQFAIVAASFIIGMSLFFEVGLVLLTPIVFAVALEADVPFVYLGIPMAAALSATQGFLPPQPAPTAVASALGANIGQNLLLGIIVAIPCVIVAGPLFTILARKFAPEAFVVKKSLPAFGEMKKYDLKDTPSFGLAAFTSLLPVILMAISTVYDMVVNGGKTVANPHGITAIVSMFGNPVIAMIVTLLFAVWSMGFSRGKTMDDITKTVTEAIKSISMLLMVIGGGSAFKQVLIDGGVGKAVQDVMSHASLSPIILAWVITVILRVSLGSATVAGMTASGLVTPLMQSMSVSPVLMALAIGAGSLAASHVNDAGFWMFKEYFDLDIKQTLKIWTSLETVISVVGLLMVLLLSLFI; encoded by the coding sequence ATGCCATTTGTTGTTTTGTTACTTGGAATCTTATTGCTATTATTCCTTATTATTAAATGCAAGTTGAACACATTTATTTCATTAATCGTTACATCGGTTTTAGTTGCACTAGGTTTGGGGATGAACCCAGCTAGTATCGCCACTTCCATTAAAGCTGGTATCGGAAGCTCACTAGGTGAGTTAGTTATCGTTTTTGGTTTTGGTGCTATGATTGGACGTTTAGTGTCTGATGCAGGTGGATCATACCGTATCGCTAGAACTTTAATTGATTTATTTGGAAAACGTAAATTACAATTTGCTATTGTAGCTGCTTCATTTATCATCGGAATGTCACTATTCTTTGAAGTAGGACTAGTTCTATTAACTCCAATTGTTTTTGCGGTAGCTCTAGAAGCTGATGTACCATTTGTTTACTTAGGAATTCCAATGGCTGCAGCTTTATCCGCAACTCAAGGATTCTTACCACCACAACCAGCTCCAACTGCAGTTGCTTCTGCATTAGGTGCTAACATTGGTCAAAACCTATTATTAGGTATTATCGTAGCTATCCCATGTGTTATCGTAGCCGGACCACTTTTCACTATTTTGGCAAGAAAATTTGCTCCAGAAGCATTCGTAGTAAAGAAATCACTACCAGCTTTTGGTGAAATGAAGAAATACGACTTAAAAGACACTCCTAGTTTTGGTTTAGCAGCTTTCACATCATTACTACCTGTAATCTTGATGGCAATTTCTACTGTTTACGACATGGTTGTAAATGGTGGAAAGACTGTAGCAAACCCTCATGGTATTACTGCTATAGTTTCCATGTTTGGTAACCCAGTTATTGCCATGATTGTTACTTTACTATTCGCAGTTTGGTCAATGGGCTTCAGTCGTGGGAAAACTATGGATGACATTACTAAGACAGTTACAGAAGCTATTAAATCCATCTCCATGCTACTAATGGTTATCGGTGGTGGATCTGCCTTCAAACAAGTATTAATTGATGGTGGAGTAGGTAAAGCTGTGCAAGATGTTATGTCTCACGCTAGCTTATCACCAATCATTCTTGCATGGGTAATCACTGTTATCCTTCGTGTGTCACTAGGTTCAGCTACTGTAGCTGGAATGACTGCTTCAGGTTTAGTAACTCCATTGATGCAATCAATGAGTGTTAGTCCAGTATTAATGGCATTGGCTATCGGTGCCGGATCTCTTGCAGCTTCACACGTTAACGATGCTGGTTTCTGGATGTTTAAAGAATACTTTGACTTAGACATCAAACAAACTCTAAAGATTTGGACAAGTTTGGAAACTGTTATCTCAGTAGTAGGTTTACTAATGGTATTACTACTAAGCTTATTCATCTAA